A segment of the Daphnia pulex isolate KAP4 chromosome 10, ASM2113471v1 genome:
TGGCGACGCCTTCAATCAGGATTCGTATATACCGATGCAGCCAGCAATGAAGCGAAACGCTGTTTAGAGCTTGCAGTACATCCGGTTGAGTTTCATAACATCCAGCTGAATGGGAAACGAAACAAGAATCAAACATTTAGAGACAAAGCGTAATTAACCAAGTAAATATTCACTTGGTACACGTCATAGCAATAggattacatatttttttgacaCCCACCTTACTAAAACCATATCGCTGTCCTACAAGGGCACgtttcagattttgttttgttgtcattTCAGTTCCCAATCCGTAGTGCATCACGGAACCTGTGCACACGCAAAATTAAAGAATGTACTGTTGACGCAAGCCAATCCTTATATACGAGTAGCCTACTTCAAAAAATTAGTCATACCACGTCTTTAGGCAACCAAATAAAAGGCATTATTTTGTCGATTGTGCAAATTGCTCACGAATATTTAGTGATTAAAAGGTATGTACATGATGATTAAACTTACCGTAGTCGTAACTCAGGATTAGGTCTGAACCAGTTGCAATAGCATACTGTGACTGCcaaccttaaaaaaataaataataagaaaagttgtcatttttttctgtccaCTATTTCAGCAAATGGCAAAGTAAAACTCACTCGAATCAATGTTTGCCCAAATAACATTGACATAATTGTCGCGATCAGGGCGAGTGTGCTCGTGATGAAAGCCGACGCGATGCATAAGCTCGTGCATCGTGGTGCCCGTTTGCGAGGCGTAACAGGCCGGAGCCAAGTTGACCTGGTGGGCTCCATAGTTTTGATAGTAACCGAGTCCCATTGAATTACAACTCCAACtatgttgataaaaaaaaaaaagaaattgacgaaAGTACAGAATAACAGCAGTAGCATAATTGCGTAGTCTATGTCGCgctaattaaataaaatttgaaccACCATCCTTTATTGTGTTTACTTACCCGGTAATGTTCAATCTCCTGATCTGAACGTAGTCGACTTCATTCGTTCGCGGTACAAATCGGATGCAAGTGTTCTTGTGATATGCGTTCATGGCATTGCCAATCGCACACCGACCTTTCTCATCTAATTCGTACAGGGAAAAGAGGCTTAGTCTGGCAAATCTGTTATTGCTGTGTTGTATCAAATTAAAAGTTACCAAATGTGGAGTCGATTTCATAGGGGATTTGGGAAGGATTGGGCCATTTGTTTCCCAAATAGGCATTTTTACTAGCAAACGGAAACGGTATGATATCATTTCCCTCCGAATTATTTCGGTACGTTGCTAAGCAAGGCAAGGTAAAAATCAGCAATGTTAAAGGCATAAATAACTGACGATTAATCAAATATACTTGAAAGTCAGTTCCTTACCCGATTTAGCGTACACTGGTATGCAACTGAGTTCAGCTTCAGTCAGTGGGGGTCCGTATCCCGCTGATTGTCTAAATTCTGATGGTTTATGAACGGGGTTGCCTGCGATGCCTTGGATCATCCAGCAGAAGGACCAAAGGACAGTCAGAATTGTCGCTgctttcatttccatttcctccctttaagaaaacaagaaatattaagTGAAGTGCATGCTATCTGAATAACAATAATTGCAATTGCAATAACATCTTACAACAACGAGCAGCTATCAATCGAGATAAGTTCAACTACAGTTCTGCAGTTAAACTGTTGATATCAAGCATTGGGACGACTGGTATTTAAACCCAGTTCTACCTATTTGGAGTGACGCTATTGGCGGCGCACATGTGTCCCCGCCTGATAACGCACAACGGGGGAGGAGTTGAACGAATCGTAAGCTACTTGTATTAGGAATCGAATTCAGTTGCACCTACCCCTTTATAACTAACAAAtctccaaacaaaaaaggcatcttttttaaatctcacgACCACATTGGTGATACTTaactaaatttcaaattctcaTTAATAACACATGATCATGAGAAAACTGTATATACTAACTTGGTCTCATGGTCTCCAATAGTCCATAAACATATTATTCTGAAAACAGCCATCTGCCATCAAATCAATTTACGTATTTTGATTCCTTCTCGCCAAGCAGATAGCCctatagagagaaagacatTTGTGTAAGCTAAACattttcatagaaaaaatttgtatcCTCTATACCACTCTATACAATGGGAAATTTCCACCATGTTTGGATCAGCAATGCTGATCGAAAACAGACTGCAAACCACAAGTCCATTTCAAAGTGACATGCCTTTACAATAACTTAACTTTCTTTCGCTTTCTTTTCAGTGCAACATTACCTTATTGTCATTTGAACTGATGAATCTCTGAACAGTTATTATTCCCTGCaagcagaaataaaaatggtgcATTCATTCaaatacacatttttaaaaatacatatcATAACATTTTATGTTACCAGAACTGCTACTAATGTGTAGTTTCAAGGTACATAGATAAACACTGcagttcaaataaattttcatcaTGATGAAGTAGTGAATTAAGTATTTAGAAGAGAATCCAaccttcttatttttagtACTACTTATTTTGTTTGCCTTCCACGTTTCACTAATAATTCATCTGTCAATCGAAATACTCCGTACCATCGTCTGCACgagaaaaagttgtcaaataatttttaagatgattttcatttatctCTAATGAATAACGATTTCTAGAACAAAACCAGTATTATGCATaatcaaacttttattttatgggTTATttgcaaaataataattttgtcatTAACTTCTAGGCATTTTGAAGTAATTTAATCGATTATATTTTTCCGGGCATAAAGTCACAAGAGAAATTGACACCAAAAAAATTCTGCGATTCTCATAATTCATAACTATATCCAGTGCATAACgatttgtagaaaaaaaactgttggatATCATATGTGTACAGTATATCGTGCTAGAGGGCTGTTGGTTGTGTTGAAGTCCACTCGGCATTTGccggtttcgaaaaaaatatggtCACACAAGTGAACGACACAACATGGTGCGCACACTACAGAGCCTAATCATATATCTACGCAAGTTGGTTTGCAACTGGCCAACACATGCGTGTGTCCATTTCGAAAAGTGTGATAAACTGAATTATACTGAACCGGagctttttttcattcccaaaCGTTCATGTGAAATATAAACATATAGCATATAGCTGTAGTCCTGCCGCTGTATAGCCTTCGTCACGCAAAGCACGGCTAATGCACACCGTTTGTCACTGTCTAGTAATCAGTAGCCCATACCTAACCTGACGTGAcaatattttcgtttttttttcaactggcAACATATCTATGTGAGCACCTGTCCATCAAGTTATCAAGTTGACGATCTGAAACAGACGTTCTGTCATTTCGAAACGTTTCAGTGTAGGACAGTAAGCTACGGATAGCACTCGAGTGAACCTGCGTCATGGAAAGAATAACGAACGCAATAGGAACACATATGGCGGGAGAACCCACCACCAATGACAGAGCGCCACAAAACATATCGCCGCCTTTTCTCTGCGCGCAGACCGAGCCAGTTGTCAACTGCACGCCCTCTACTATTGGGACTGGGAGGTGGCGAAAAGACACTGCTCGTATACCATAAGCCGATTTATAAGTAAACCCAGCTCAACTATACGGGTGGATTTCAAATATATTAAGGGGTTACCTCAGCAAATGGAATTAGTTGAGCGCCTTACCCGACCACTGGCATTTTGAGGTCCGCTCAAGGCTCGACACTTTTCAAACAATGCATCTTAATGTTTGGGTAATATTTTcggcaattatttttctctcactcTTGCGTTTACGTTTAAGTCTACTTTAATGATATTAGACTATTACtaccttcctttttttggttggatccactttttcaaaatctttccTCAACATTGCTGGAGGTAATGATCTGTATAAACTTATGATACACAAGTAGAATTATTTCACCAAATaagtaatttaatttaatttaattagaaaatgaCGCTAAAAACTTGAGAATCATTGGTGGAATCGACGCTCCAGCTGGCCAATATCCATTTACGGTAATTGCTCTCTCATTTTCTCCTGATGCcctattttcttattcatgtCAAGATTCGTATTGAATATAACATTTCATTGCAGGCAAGTATTCTTTCCGTACGGAGTGCTTGTGCTGGAACTTTAATTGCTCCTTCCTATGTCTTGACAGCGGCCCACTGCGTTACTCTGTAATAATAAGACAAGTTCATGCGTTATTTTAATACGAGTCAAAGTGTTTGGATGAGTTCTTATCACCTGTGATGATTTCTTTGCCAGACATTCCACCAGCGCCGATGAGATATGGTATTCCAAGGTGTACCTGAATACGTTGAATGTAACTGGTGGAGGAACGGGCTCCATTACGAGATCCGTGTCCAAATTTATCGTCCATAAAAACTACTCCAGCATTGGCACTGGTTACGTAAGTCTTTCCATTAGTGTTCTTTTCTTAATATTAATATAACGGAAGCTCCTAAACAAGACGAACACGTAAAATTTTAGGTTAATGACATCGCCATCATAGTTTTAGACTCACCCGTAACAACGATTACTCCAGTCCCAACTGCagaggaaacaacaacaacagcgcaATCAGTAAcacaagaaacaacaacaactgaaaCTTCTACAACAACCgaagaaccaacaacaacaccggaACCCACAACGACCGAAGAAATCACAACCACCGAAGAACCCACAACAACCgaagaaccaacaacaaccgaagaaccaacaactactgaagaaccaacaacaaccgaagaaccaacaactactgaagaaccaacaacaaccgaagaaccaacaactactgaagaaccaacaacaaccgaagaaccaacaactactgaagaaccaacaacaacagaggaACCAACAACAGAGGAACCCACAACGACCGGAGAACCCACAACAACCGAAGAACCAACAACCactgaagaaccaacaacaactgaGGAACCCACAACGACCGAAGAACCCACAACCACCGAAgaaccaacaactactgaagaaccaacaacaactgaGGAACCCACAACGACCGAAGAACCCACAACGACCGAAGAACCCACAACAACCGAAGAACCAACAACTACTGcagaaccaacaacaaccgaagaaccaacaacaacagaggaaccaacaacaacagaagaacCCACAACGACCGAAGAACTAACAACTACTGAAGAACCCACAACGACCGAAgaaccaacaactactgaagaaccaacaacaactgaggaagcaacaacaaccgaaaaaccaacgactgaagaaccaacaacgactgaagaaccaacaacaacagaagaacCCACAACGACCgaagaaccaacaacaacagaggaACCCACAACGACCGAAGAACCCACAACAACCGAAGAACCAACAACTACTGcagaaccaacaacaaccgaaaaaccaacaacaaccaaagaaccaacaacaacagaagaacCCACTACGACCGAAgaaccaacaactactgaagaaccaacaacaactgatggaccaacaacaaccgaagaaCCAACAACGactgaagaaccaacaacaaccgaagaaccaacaacaactgaagaaccaacaacaacaaagggaCCCACAACAACTAAAGAACTCACAACAACTGAAGAACCCACAACCACCGAATCTACTACTTTAAAGCCAACAACGAAACCAACGACGACAACTAAAACTACAACGAAGCCAACCACTAAAACAACTACAAAACCAACCACTAAAACAACTACAAAGCCAACCACTAAAACAACTACAAAGCCAACCACTAAAACAACTACAAAGCCAACCACTAAGACAACTACAAGGCCAACCACTAAAACAACTACGAAGCCAACCACTAAAACAACTACAAGGCCAATCACTAAAACAACTACAAAGCCAACCACTAAAACAACTACAAGGCCAACCACTAAAACAACTACGAAGCCAACAACTAAAACAACTACAAAGCCAACCACTAAAACAACTACAAAGCCAACCACTAAGACAACTACTAGGCCAACCACTAAAACAACTACAAGGCCAACCACTAAAACAACTACGAAGCCAACCACCAAAACAACTACAAGGCCAACCACTAAAACTACAAAGCCAACCACTAAGACAACCACTAAGCCAACcacgaaaacaacaacgaaaaccACTACGAAACCAacgacaaaaacaacaacaaaaccgaCTACTAAAACAACGAAGCCAACCACTAAAACAACTAGAAAATTAACAACTAAGAAACGGGCCCTAAGAAATTTCGATAGTTACGAGAGTTCGAACGCCATAATCGCTGGATGGGGACTAACATCTGATggtgaaaatatttagttgttgttttcattcagtttttttttaaacttaaatttggATTGATTGTTGTAATGAAAATAGGAGGGTATAGTTCCGACACGTTGAAGGCTGCCGACGTCCAAATTCTCACTAACCAAGACTGTGGCCAAAAATGGGGCAGCTTATTCAACGTGAATACGATGATGTGTGCCGCCGGATCAACCAGCTCCATCTGTGTGGTCGGTTTGATTTCTATTTAAAACGATTTAAATTTGGGTCGCTTATTACTTACCATTAATTGTTCGATTTCTTGTTCGTTTCAACCAGGATGACGAAGGTGGTCCGATTCTTGTTAACGGATCTCAAGTAGGTATCGCCAGCTTCTTTTCCAGCAGTAGTCAATGTAGTGATCCTAACGCTCCCGCCGTGTTCACCCGAGTCTCCGCTTATGCTGGCTGGATCGCGCAAACCATGGCTGAGAATCCCCCTCCATCATCCGGATGAAAACATCTGTGGAACAGCATTCCCTCGGTCTTTTAGACATCTTTATTCAGATaagattttctaaaatatcaaaatatttacattaaaCTTTTAGGATTGCTTCTGAGTGTCGCGTGAAAAAATATGCTTAAAGGTCATGTCTGGTGcacaaatacattttttggggCAGGTAATAAAGACATAAAATCTGATCGACATTGTTGGTAGTTAGGATTTTAATTTCAAGTGGCTCTCGTtttcttcaagaaaaagaaaaaaacaagtaatcGATTTTTACTTCTGTAACACGATGGACATGTTGAATCTTACCGAAATATCATGATTTCCCCAAAAGTCTTTGGTCAGAAGTCAGAACTTcgtcaatcaagaaaaataacctATAGAAAAGAGAGATAGATTGCACAAAATTTTAAGATTGGATGAACACACAACACAGTACATTAATGAACCCGACTGCTTCTTGATGGCATCCGTAAACTCATAGAATGCAAAAcctggaaacaaaaatcacgAATTACAGAAATTGTGATGTCGGTAATTCAAATAAGTGTGTCAACCGAAAAATCTGATCTAAAAATGAAGTGTAAAGTTAAACCGTCGACTTGACCAGCATTTTGTGCCTGAAATGCTAGTGCAGCAAATcggtatttcaatttttattaaatttcttaatcCTAGGATTAACACCATGAATACTGGGCTACTAAACTAGGAAATCACAAATTTTTAACGTGTGTTGGAAAGGAaactaaaagataaaagtgGAAAGAAAACTGGTGAGGGCATTTAAATTAACAACTGATTTTCATGAGTGCTGGACGGATTATTTTGCCTGAATCGTTTCGCGGTATTTTCTCGATGAATCGGATCCCGCCACGCAATTTCTCCTCTTCCATCACTTTgcctaaataaataatcaacaaaAGGATCAAATCAATAATTCCTCCTTTAACTAATCGCCTTGAATTTACCGTTGGTATAAGAAATCAACTCCTCGGCCGTGACTTTGGTGTTCTCAGACAAAACGACGAACGCCAAGGGTCTTTCGCCGTCTTCCTCGTGAGGTAAACCGACAACGGCCACGTCGTCGATGGCCGGATGGGTCATCATGTGCTTTTCAACGCTAGTCGGCACGACCTATCATTTCCATAGTTGAAAATGTTAGTCTTCCAACAATGAAATGAGTTTCATTTTGCGTGAACGTTGCGATATTTGATGAGATCCTTGTATCGTCCGATAATGAAAACGTATTCTAATTCATCGTAGTAGCCTTTATCTCCCGTGTGAGCCCATCCATCTCGTAGGAACTCGGCCGTCTCCTGTAAACAATAGCATTATATACAGCAATACATGTTTTGAGaaaatttaatgtttcttTTACAAATACCTCTGGCCTGTTGAGGTATTCCTTCAGCATGAATGGCGACTTGACGCAGATTTCGCCAACTTCATTAGGGTCAAGTTTTTTGCCAGTGTCCCTGTCAATGACCTAGATttgaattaaagttaattcgGTCATTTGAATTATTCGGTATTAAACATACCTTGATTTTGTAGAAGGATGCTACCATTCCAACCGATCCAAAAACATGACCTTTGGtttactgtaaaaaaaaataaaacatttgaacttGGTAAACTACAAAATAAAGCTAGGGCAATTGAAAAGTACCTGCAATGGCTTTAGTTTTACCCAATGTAAAATTAACAGATGATGAAGCAGTTGGGTGACCTTGACAAATCAATCCAATTTCACTAATTCCATAAATCTGCAACCAAAagacaaaccaaaacaaattaatgaaaatggaTTAATAATTAATAGTCCCAATTGATTGGTGGTTACGTtgtgaaaggaaaacaaattcggCAGCTTGTCAAAAATCTGGAGCTCGTAGATTGGGTTGACTGATGACCCCATCACAGAAATGCTCATGACACTCGACAAGTCGTGCCGATCTAAATCTGGATGTTTGCAAATCCACGCAACGTGGGCGGGAAACAGGAACTCATGATCTAGAAGCTTCATAATCacagtaaaataaaaggggtCTGTGCTTTGCCACATCTTGACCTGAGCGATTGCTaccaaaaagttttcttcgcTGAAATCTGAGAGGCAGTAGTTTTCAAGTTTTCCGAGGGAGGTACCTAGGGCCATAGACTACCCACCAGTGTTGTTCATTGGATTGACGAAAAGGAACTTGATGGACCTTTTCATAGCAGATCCCCtgccaaacaaacaaaataaaaaaatgtcagttTCCATCTACTTTGCAACCACATTAGAAGAAATAAAGTGTCGGGAAAAAACTTACTGGGACCTGGCAAAACTTCCAACAACCGTTTGATTTGACAAAACATTTAGAAAGTCCCGTTGTACCACTGGTGTAAGCCAACCAGGCGATTGAATTGTCATCAACATCACACAAGATTTCAGGGCACTCTTATGACATTTTTAGAAAGgatgggaaataaaaagagatagagaTGCAAGGACCAACAACGTGCAACAAGAAACGATTACGAATAAAATAAGACGGAGGTCAGCAGACGAATTCGATTGCAGCGCCTCTATCGACTTTAATCACTTTTTTATAAAACTCcaaatggtatttttttaaattaccgtCCCCCGACTCCCCGAGTCCTGTAGTAAT
Coding sequences within it:
- the LOC124205789 gene encoding hatching enzyme 1.2-like isoform X1, with amino-acid sequence MAVFRIICLWTIGDHETKEEMEMKAATILTVLWSFCWMIQGIAGNPVHKPSEFRQSAGYGPPLTEAELSCIPVYAKSATYRNNSEGNDIIPFPFASKNAYLGNKWPNPSQIPYEIDSTFDEKGRCAIGNAMNAYHKNTCIRFVPRTNEVDYVQIRRLNITGWSCNSMGLGYYQNYGAHQVNLAPACYASQTGTTMHELMHRVGFHHEHTRPDRDNYVNVIWANIDSSWQSQYAIATGSDLILSYDYGSVMHYGLGTEMTTKQNLKRALVGQRYGFSKLDVMKLNRMYCKL
- the LOC124205789 gene encoding zinc metalloproteinase nas-4-like isoform X2 produces the protein MEMKAATILTVLWSFCWMIQGIAGNPVHKPSEFRQSAGYGPPLTEAELSCIPVYAKSATYRNNSEGNDIIPFPFASKNAYLGNKWPNPSQIPYEIDSTFDEKGRCAIGNAMNAYHKNTCIRFVPRTNEVDYVQIRRLNITGWSCNSMGLGYYQNYGAHQVNLAPACYASQTGTTMHELMHRVGFHHEHTRPDRDNYVNVIWANIDSSWQSQYAIATGSDLILSYDYGSVMHYGLGTEMTTKQNLKRALVGQRYGFSKLDVMKLNRMYCKL
- the LOC124205792 gene encoding cell surface glycoprotein 1-like — its product is MHLNVWTITTFLFLVGSTFSKSFLNIAGENDAKNLRIIGGIDAPAGQYPFTASILSVRSACAGTLIAPSYVLTAAHCVTLHSTSADEIWYSKVYLNTLNVTGGGTGSITRSVSKFIVHKNYSSIGTGYVNDIAIIVLDSPVTTITPVPTAEETTTTAQSVTQETTTTETSTTTEEPTTTPEPTTTEEITTTEEPTTTEEPTTTEEPTTTEEPTTTEEPTTTEEPTTTEEPTTTEEPTTTEEPTTTEEPTTTEEPTTEEPTTTGEPTTTEEPTTTEEPTTTEEPTTTEEPTTTEEPTTTEEPTTTEEPTTTEEPTTTEEPTTTEEPTTTAEPTTTEEPTTTEEPTTTEEPTTTEELTTTEEPTTTEEPTTTEEPTTTEEATTTEKPTTEEPTTTEEPTTTEEPTTTEEPTTTEEPTTTEEPTTTEEPTTTAEPTTTEKPTTTKEPTTTEEPTTTEEPTTTEEPTTTDGPTTTEEPTTTEEPTTTEEPTTTEEPTTTKGPTTTKELTTTEEPTTTESTTLKPTTKPTTTTKTTTKPTTKTTTKPTTKTTTKPTTKTTTKPTTKTTTKPTTKTTTRPTTKTTTKPTTKTTTRPITKTTTKPTTKTTTRPTTKTTTKPTTKTTTKPTTKTTTKPTTKTTTRPTTKTTTRPTTKTTTKPTTKTTTRPTTKTTKPTTKTTTKPTTKTTTKTTTKPTTKTTTKPTTKTTKPTTKTTRKLTTKKRALRNFDSYESSNAIIAGWGLTSDGGYSSDTLKAADVQILTNQDCGQKWGSLFNVNTMMCAAGSTSSICVDDEGGPILVNGSQVGIASFFSSSSQCSDPNAPAVFTRVSAYAGWIAQTMAENPPPSSG